In Mixophyes fleayi isolate aMixFle1 chromosome 11, aMixFle1.hap1, whole genome shotgun sequence, one DNA window encodes the following:
- the LOC142107918 gene encoding nicotinamide N-methyltransferase-like, translated as MEIVSTSEDLVIDNSFDARKYLDTYFSKDPKCQKIDEDVKYALKFLVNVFSSGRVKGKSLIEIGSGPTIHNIIPACEIFEEIYLTDYTQGSLLQIEKWLKDSNDAFDWSPFLRYVCDIENNRSTPEEKANLIRRKVSLMKCDVSQTNPLQPNSLPLTNCVITSSCLICVAKNFKEYKTVVKNVVSLIKPGGYLIIFDYFGASYYMVGKTKLPVLTIDEKNVKEAVAESGCEIEDFKMFTDFRIQEEVFDCKKTFCLLARKL; from the exons ATGGAGATTGTATCCACTTCGGAAGATCTTGTAATTGACAATAGTTTTGATGCAAGGAAATACCTTGATACGTACTTTTCGAAGGACCCGAAATGTCAGAAAATTGATGAAGACGTAAAATATGCGCTCAAGTTTCTGGTTAATGTCTTTTCTTCAG GCCGTGTGAAAGGCAAGAGCTTGATAGAGATCGGTTCAGGTCCTACTATACATAATATTATACCTGCCTGTGAAATCTTTGAAGAAATCTACCTTACTGATTATACCCAGGGCAGCCTACTACAAATTGAAAAATGGCTGAAGGATAGTAACGATGCTTTTGATTGGTCTCCTTTCCTACGATATGTTTGTGACATTGAAAACAACAG ATCCACCCCTGAAGAGAAAGCAAACTTGATAAGAAGAAAAGTCTCACTGATGAAGTGTGATGTCAGCCAGACCAACCCACTGCAACCCAATTCCCTTCCATTGACTAACTGTGTGATCACTTCATCGTGCCTTATTTGTGTTGCCAAAAACTTTAAAGAGTATAAAACTGTTGTTAAAAATGTTGTATCTTTAATCAAACCTGGAGGGTATTTGATTATATTTGATTACTTTGGAGCTTCATATTACATGGTTGGAAAGACAAAACTTCCAGTTTTGACAATTGATGAAAAGAATGTCAAGGAAGCAGTGGCTGAGAGTGGATGTGAAATTgaagattttaaaatgtttacagaCTTTCGTATTCAAGAGGAAGTATTTGATTGTAAAAAAACATTCTGCCTCTTAGCCCGTAAGCTATGA